One stretch of candidate division WOR-3 bacterium DNA includes these proteins:
- a CDS encoding GNAT family N-acetyltransferase, whose amino-acid sequence MRLGPEYVRTGSDVLVRSGPLAGQRFELRTELSETKADFTLESIPDSPVSSAWSSVAGHCHFDRDANTGLETLWDIFVHPEYRRKGLASLLVHVSFRALLESGRPAWFAMRKLMKVDTKKPELHNIGIGLVAIRLGFLPAPEIDQVLAAGQVRAVHVLPATSSSPPGLLTHLNRMPGVIVAVELAFDSLSPLRPVPVSDLGYYRRFVSASELRRQALQGTWLIGNIDYVLGRENIEQFARHLASTPTEFGRFTRSLAAGARRMGRRHGASRRE is encoded by the coding sequence TTGCGGCTGGGCCCAGAATATGTCCGAACCGGCTCGGATGTCCTGGTGCGTTCTGGTCCGCTCGCGGGCCAGCGGTTCGAACTTAGGACGGAGTTGTCTGAGACCAAAGCTGACTTCACGCTAGAGTCAATCCCCGATTCTCCAGTTTCCAGTGCCTGGTCGTCAGTGGCTGGTCACTGTCACTTCGACCGTGACGCCAATACCGGTCTTGAGACTCTGTGGGACATATTTGTCCATCCCGAGTATCGGCGCAAGGGTCTGGCCTCCCTGCTCGTTCACGTTAGCTTCCGCGCACTCCTTGAATCTGGTCGGCCAGCTTGGTTTGCCATGCGCAAGCTCATGAAGGTGGACACCAAGAAACCCGAATTGCACAACATCGGTATCGGGCTTGTTGCGATTCGGCTTGGTTTTCTGCCAGCGCCGGAGATTGACCAGGTGCTGGCTGCTGGACAGGTTAGGGCTGTACATGTCCTGCCGGCAACCTCGTCTTCCCCGCCTGGCTTGCTCACTCATCTTAACCGCATGCCAGGTGTCATCGTGGCAGTTGAACTTGCATTCGATTCTCTGAGTCCGCTCCGCCCGGTGCCGGTCAGCGACCTCGGGTACTACCGCCGGTTCGTCTCGGCCAGCGAGTTACGGCGTCAAGCCCTGCAGGGTACTTGGCTCATCGGTAATATTGACTATGTTCTTGGCCGCGAGAATATCGAGCAGTTCGCCCGGCACTTGGCATCAACGCCGACTGAGTTCGGACGGTTTACCAGGAGTCTGGCGGCAGGTGCAAGACGAATGGGTCGGCGGCACGGCGCTAGCCGACGGGAGTAG